Sequence from the Brachionichthys hirsutus isolate HB-005 chromosome 4, CSIRO-AGI_Bhir_v1, whole genome shotgun sequence genome:
TCTCTTAAAGCTTCCTTAACCTGAAGCAGGGCCTAGAAATCACATCTTGATGCTTGTGCACGCTCCAGACTGCATTTTGGACTCCCCTCTATACCATTGGCTGGTGCCTCTTCTGCATATTGTGCCTCAAAGGCCACGCCCCCCGACACGCCCTGGCGGTCCTTCTGACCGGGGCTGGCCTCCGTCCGCTCTGGAGAGTCCGCGTGGCTGCTGTTGGCCGTCACTCCCATATGCTTCTTCCTCATGTGCTGGTTGAGGGTGCCCTGAAACGGGAAGCACTTCCCACAGATCTGGCAGTGGAAGGGCTTGTTGTCCGTGTGTCCACGGATGTGGTACTCCAGCTGGTCTTTCCTCGTGTACTTCTTGCCGCAGAACTTGCAGACGAAGGGGGTGATGCCCATGTGGAGGCGCATGTGGCGATCCAGGCTCCCCTTCTGGTTGAAGGTCTTTCCGCAGTAGATGCACACCAGCCTCTCGTTGTAGGGGTACCACTGGGTCCGTAGGCTGCGCTCCCTCACGTCGTTCTCCAAGCCCGCGGCCGGCTCGCCGTCTTCCAAGCCCGGTTTGGCGTGATCCAGCGTGCCTGCTGGGACGGCCACGGTGCGCTTGACCCTGGCTCGCCCCCCTCTGTAGCCACTGAGGATGGAGCGGGAAGGGCTGGAGCTGCTGAGGTTGACGAAACACGGGGTGGACAGCCCCGAGTAGGAATAGGTGGCGGACTGGACGATGGGTCCGTGAGAACCCACGCTAACAGCCAACACCTGCTCGCCATCCACCAGCTCCGTGTGGTAGCCGTCATCGCCGGCCGAGGAGCTGTCCGAGTACGTGGGCCTGTCCACCTTCTCCACCTTCACCTGGACGTCTGTGATTAACCCGTCTTTGCCGATCAGTTCCACCTGCTCCATTTCTCCCTCCATGCTTGGAGCGTCGTGCTCCGACACGCCATCGCTGCTGCCTCTGTCCGACTGgccttcctcctgctgccgccCCCCCGGGCCTTTCCTCGCCAGCTCCACGCGCGCTTCGTGGCCCGCCTGGCTCTGTCGGGCGTAGTACGGGGGGGAGATCTGGGTCGGGTTTATAAAGAGGTTGCTGTCGTCGAGCCCGTTGCTgctcagctccgcctccttctctGGGCTGCACACGCCCACCGGGATGCTGATCTTGGAGTGGATGCTCTCCAGGATCTGGGTACACTTGTCGATGATGGCCTGCATCTGCAGAAAGCTGGCGGCAGTGAGGAAACTGATGATATCCTTGAGCTGCAGGGACATGTGACCCGTGTAGCAGAACGCCAGGAGCCGCTCAAACACCTCGGGGCTTTTGATGACCGAGATGGAAAGGCCACTCATGGTGCTGAGAGCCGAGTGGTCACGAAAGTAGGGCGAGCTGGCCGCCAGCACGGCCTTGTGGGCCTGGAACGGCTGGCCCTGAATGTGCacgatgatgtcacacaacTTCCCTTGCAGTCGCAGCTCATTGAGCTGGGTCAGAACCGTGTTGCTGAACTCCGGCACATCGAACTCGATGTAGCTGCCGTCGTCCATTTCTTGGATGCGTTTCTCCAGTTTGTCGGCAGCCtgaggaggaaagagggagaACGGGAATAAAGCAGCAGCTTGTGAAAGGGACATCTCACAATAAAAGAACTAAAACACGCGTCCCGTTCGGGAGGgcaagcaggaagcagcaggggGCCCCGGGTGGGATCAGGCCCACGCCAGCAGCCCTTCATCTGggctttcattttaaaagcaacacatgGCAAACGCTGGAACGAAGACTATCCTGCCAAAAACAACGGAACCTTTTCGGCCGTGCCAGAACAAAAAGACAATTCAAGCCGAAAACACTTGAAACTCGAGGATTCACAGCGCCAGCGTCTTCCTGTTTGAGCCGAGAGGATTGTGCGTGCACGGCCGTGGTCGCTCCGCAGGAGCGTAGCGTCACACGCCGCGTATAGAACACATCTggcaaagaaagaggaaaatctGGTTCCGCTAGGAGAACCAGCACGAAAGGTTCTGGAAGGCTGTTGGTCTAGTTGCGTCATATGGAACTGAGTCTGTCACGTACAACTGCCAGGATGtctggtgggggggcggggggggggtctatagTGACACGTCTCACTCCGACATCGGTTTTACATCAGACTCCATCCACACAGGTTTCACTCCGGTTTACAGCATCAAATTTTAAAACGGATTTAAAGAGTTCAAAGATAATGTTTCCCGGTTTGCTTTGTCGTTATAGCAACCACTAATTGCTGGCAACAACAAAGGCTCGGGAATCTGGGGAGATCTGGGGAGATCTGGGATCCCAGTTTCCTGACAGGAGGGCGGCGTTAGCGCTGCTCGTTTAACCGTGCAGGTCCGATCACCTGGCCATGAGGAGAGAACACCGGTACCGTCTTCAGGATGCTGCCGGGTCCCTCTGACGCTCGACTGGACACGTTCCCGGTCCCAGTCAGGAGAACCAAACAGTAACAAGTGGACTGTGGAACGTTCCTTACCAACAGCAGAGGAGTGGAGCGTCTACAATCCATGAGTGGCGGCGCCCGCcggggtgtgtaggtgtgtgtaggtgtgtgtaggtgtgtgtaggtgtgtgtaggtgtgtgtaggtgtgtgtaggtgtgtgtaggtgtgtgtaggtggccAGGTAGGTCACAAAGCACAATGAGCCTCACCTGTCAGCCTGCGGTTTAACGAGCAGCCGTGCTTTCTGCACGTGCACGCTCATCTGCACGCGGCGTCTGTGTGTGGAGTCGAGCAGCCACGAATCACTACGGATTCGGCACAAAGCACCATGAAGGCCTCGAGTAAACAGATTTGGATTTGGGTGTTGCCGGTTTGTATTCTCTCAGAAACTAGCCACAACACTCACGCTATCTTAAACCCCTCCCCCTAGGCAATAAGGCGGAGCCTCGTCCTGGTTTGTCAAATATTTACGGATATCAACTACGCCTCTGAAACAAAGTTTCGCTGCTCCTTTTGTGAAGTTTAGTGTTTCTAGAAGAAATTAAAACCTTAGTTTGCCAGTGCAGGTGAACTCTGCCCCGCCTCCACCTGCCCCGCCTCCACGCCGCTCACATCGAGCCCCTGGCAGAGCTCTGGGACGAGACACACTTCCTCTAGTCGCTGAAGGTCACCAAGACGCCTGTCCGAAGTGCCacgtgtgtgtcgggggggggggggggggtcattatctTCACCTGCCCATTAGCAGCAGCTCTATACAACAGCAGGCGTGATGAATGGCGCCGGCCCAGCTGAGACGCAGCCATCAGGGTGGCGATTGGGCAACCACGCCCACCGAGCCCGGGAAAGGGCGTGGCGGCTTCACCACAACGCACCtttgacatatatttatttctcaaCGGCTTCAGCAGCTACTAAATACACGTCTTACATACGCGTCGCGTACGGAGAGACAACGAGGCGATTCTCCTGCAGCCACGCCTCACATTCGTTCCATGcataaagcagcagaaacaaatcaGTTAGGATCAATTATCAAACCAGACGGACCTGAACGCGAGCTGAAGCCTTCCGTGCACGCCCTCGGCTTGGCGCGCAGACGGGACACGCATTCTTCAATGCATAGCGTGCGCATGGCGTGTAAAACAAGACAACACATGAAAGCGGTCGGAAAACAAGCGGCGTTTGATTTCTACACCGTCTGACAAACAGCCTGTGGGACGGAACCGACCCAGAACAGAACCGCTTCACGGTGGGGAGGGGAGCCGAGGATGGAAAACGAGATTAAAAAAGACTCGATTTTTACTCGCATCAACGTTTATTGATGCGAGAATAAGATGGGGGACGTCGGTGAGAAACCGGGACGCTGGTTCTGGGCCCCAGGGCGAGTTCCTGGGAGTAAATGAATGGATAGATACTCACTTGTATATTTCTACCCAGTCACGCGCTcatcagatgaagaggagcaaagAGAATAAAGGAAGAATATTAACCATTAAACTTGGGCTAAAGGGCATTTCAATCCGATCAGATTATCGTGATATAATCCCGCTGCACTTAATCCCTGCGACACACCAAACGGATTTACCTTGAAGGTAGAAGAGAACttcaaccaaacagctgttTACCGTAACGTCGGTCGGCCGGCCTCTTCCAGCGCTCCCCGAAACGCCCGATGTTCTGAGGTTCTTTGCTGAAACGGGCCGAGCGATGTTCCGCCACGCCGACGTCGCGTTCCAGCCTatccagatggggggggggggggggggcagatgtgaCTGACGGTCgagcacacgcacgcgcacacgcacctGACTCGCTGGGACGCATTCGTGCGTTGTCTCAAACTTTATTTCTGACCATTCTGTTTGGAATGCTAGCCAGCTATTGATGCGTTAGCATTAGCTCGACCGTCAGAAACACCGGATTCTCCGTAAACCGGTCCGCACCGTTTCATTCTGCTCCCACCGAACCGTTAGACAGATTACTACTAACAATACCGGGTCCAAGGGCCGAACCCACAAACACTGGCTAGCTTAGCTGCGAAGCCCCTCCGAACCGAGCAGGTAGTTCAGTCACCCCCCCTGACACGTAATGGCGACTGGCTCATAGTTCCGTCACGACTAAAGCCGAACCGAGCCGAACCGAGCCGAACCGAACTCAAGTTCGACATCGGTCGCGGTACTTCATTCCAGCGTCGAGCGGACAGCGACGTCGGCTGTCAGTCGGAATAGCTCAGATGCTAGCTCGCTAGCGACTAGCTCGACAAGCAGTGCTAAGTAGCGGCTAGCCCGAGCTAGCATTCAGTCGCTAACGGACGGTCAACAAGCAAATATTCCCGCCATTAAAGCGCAGCTACAACCGCGAGCCGGTCTCCGGTGTGAGACGGTAACGTCCACCGAACTCACCGTGTTCCAGATCAGCATGAACCGGTGCCCATTCCGCTCCGCAGCGCGCTAACACGGCCAGGCCTCCCCGCTCCGCTGCGCTCCagatgtgctgcagctgcagcttcgcATCAACAGGAAGTGCTCGTTCCGTCTCGGTGTTCCGTTCCGACCCCTCCCTCGccgtcccggtcccggtcccggtcccggtcccggtcgcGATGTTTACCGAGCCGCGTCCACTTCCACGACACTTCGTGCGTGGCACAAGTTTACAACAAAGACTCCATGTTTAAATAGTAAACACGGGAGAGAAAGCTTTTCTGCTCTAAAGTTTATTATTCTACGGTGTTATCGATGGAAACTATTTATTTAGCCCCCAACAACAAAGTAAGGCGGATACAGATTTactgcccccccacccatctGGTGTAACTCACactatttattattgttattacctCCAACAGGGAGGTAataacaatattacattttaacattaaacccatttatggattcaagaatcagttaaaaatcaactctgattcactctgacttttcatgttggtgtataaagacaccgagAACGGGTGCAGGTGAGACCTTTAATTACGTGGACAGGTGCATTTAACGTCGTCTCCCAGACTGAATGAAGGCTACGCTGCCCCTACTGGCCTCCGGTGGTACTGCTATTATGAATTAGCCTTTAGCATCAGTCGGTTCTTAGTTACACTTTCTACACAAGTCTTTTTCTATTCAGACTTTTATTGTcagtgcttttcttttatttccgtGGTTTCAGGTTAAATTTAGGCTCATTCTCTAATTGGAATTTGTCTTAGATAAGAGTTTGTGAAATCTTTTCCACACTGGAGCGGGGCTGTTTgatattgtgtttattttacgatttgtttttcctcagtGACGTCATTAACAGGAGTTGTAATTAACAGGGTCATCTTAAACAGCCTCTTCTAACCGACCTTCTTCATTAAAATCCTGCAGTGGAGTTTGATGTTTGGACAGGAGACCATTAAATGTCACCCACAGCGGATTCACGGCGCCCACTCAAGAGTGTGTTTGTCTCGAGCGGAGTGACGTCACCATCACAACGCCACAACACAAAGCTTTAAAGTCACATTTGGTGGAATTGGGGTCGGAAAACTTTCTGTTGGTTTGAGTTGTCATCCGGTTTGAACTAGTCAGTTGCGCTCAGACACCACGCGGGGGCGCCAGAGGCTCgtctgatggtgatgatgtTGAAActtcgcctcctcttcctccctgtgtTCAAATCAACAACCCTCAGAGGTCGAGGCGATCGGTCCGGCAAATACTCACCAATCAGGTGCCATTAAACACACAGATATATTATAATGATCAAATTAAAACGAGAATCTTTCATCGCTATACATTCCCGTTTCTGTGTCTCACTAATTCATTAATTAGAATAATTTCTGGGTTCCTACAGATGAAAACTAAACAAATAAGAGGAACAGCCACCATTAAGGACTACCTTTAGAAAGCATAATTTAAATTTAGATTTATAATGTTTGGCCATCAAGTTGGCAGACTAATTGTGCTATTGTATGATTGATTACTTTTACTGTCGTATCTGTGGATGGAATCTTCCATTCAGTACACTGAAGCTGTACTTTAATATTGTATTGTTCTGTTAAACTTTATTGAATCCTGAGAGCCCCCGCAGGGCTCAGAACGTGTCCTGGAAGCGGAGCAACTACCTGCTCTACCTTTAGGAACGTGAGTGGGCGGGGCAGGTTGGCAGCTCAGGTGAATATCTGACCTGATCCGAGTGCAGGTGGCTGATCATCGCTGAGACAGGAACCGCTTTGTCATTGCACGTGCTTCTTGTTAAACAAATCTCTCCTCTATTCTCCACCGTCTCTCTGCAGGGATCGAGACGAGGTGATTAGAGCCCGTTCGGTTGATCTGCAGGAATGATCATGGTATCGATAACATTTCAAACAGTCGTAATCAAAGGGTTTCCTGTTGAAGCGGCGCTCTGGTTGCCGCTCGGCTAATGGGGCTGCTTTTTCGGGGCGCAGCGCCATTGAGCGGACGGTGGCTCCAGGTGCCGAGGCCTGGGGCTCTGATGCGGTCCTGCTTTTTAATCCCAGATGACATTGCAGAATCCGCAAGCCGGCCGGCCGTCTCTGCGAGCGTAGAGGAGCAGAGGCTGATTTGTTTAAAGAGCTCGTATCAGGTATCAAACCGAGGGAATAAGGAGCTCCACTGTTTCACGCTGAGCCTGGAGCCACAGCCTCGTGAAGGAGAGCTATTTATTCCTCGTCTGGGAAAGCACATCTGTGCAACTCTCGTAATACGAAATACGTAATGTTTGCAGATTTATTGCAACGTTAAAAGCTATCAAATCATTTTCCGGAGGAGTTTTTTCTTCCCCTTCATCTCTGACTTTACGACCCCGGCTTGTCCTTCAGCGTCACGTTGCATTATTCTGCAGAGAGACGTCTGAGGAGGCATCGGGCGCCGGATCCTCCTCGTAGATACTGACCTCCTTTGTTTCCAGcgagcacctcctcctcctcctcctcgtgtcTGTTGCTGGAGAAACGTCCCCGTACTCACATCTTATATTCTCTCCGTCATTCTCTACCCACAATTTGTTCGGTAATGTCGAATAAGTAGCCCGATTTTTAGGCTTAACGTGAAAAACACATTGTCTGCTGCGCGTGCCAAGAGTCCCAGAATACCTCGGCTGTCAGTGCTGGGGAGAACAATGGCTCCCCAGTGCTGCCGTCCAGAAACAGTCTGCAGCTCACTGATGGAGAACATATTTCCCAATAGCAGGTGTCTGAGTCGGTCCGAGCCTGATCCTCGGCGACTGTAAATGAAAGGGCAGCTCATCCAGGTGCAGCGGCTCCTCCGGTTTCTCCTCCGTGAGGAAGAATCAACAAGAGGAAGATTGTACCGAACTCTCCGCATCCTATAGGAGGCCTTTATTACAAGGTCAGGTTCACCTGCAGAAACCTCAGCATCATCAGCACCCGGAGCTAGTTCCCGAAGCAGCGCCGCGGATATTCAGCTCGCCACGTCCccgtttcattttaaaaagcagctgGACGCCAAAAGTCGTTGGAGAGAGCCGAGACCGGCGAGCACAATAATCAGTCGCGCTGCGAGGATAATGAGCTCTCCGATGCGTCAAATATTTGCCTGAGGAATTAAGCCAATTTGTGGAAATGGtggcctggggggggtggggggggtacgGAGTGGCTTGTAAAGATGAGTGATACCTGGAGCAGCATGAAGAGAACGAGAGGTGTGCTGCCTGGCGCTCGGCTCAAATGAAAGCTCTGATTAGTGGAATGAGGGCGGGGGGGCTTCAGCGGGGCCTTTGTTATTGATCAGTCTGTCATCCCGGCTGATATTGGAGCAGTAATGGCAGCTGATGATTAGGCCGCTCCTGAGCTATTAACCACATTTCTTATCCTTCTACTGGGCCCCCAGAGAGCCGCTTGGGGAGACAAAGGGCCCCTTCATGAGGCCGGCTCCTTAAACGCATCCACCTGACCTAACCGCCGGGGGCCGGGCCGGGATGCGTGTCAGAGGTCGCCCGCCGCCGCTGCTTGAGATGAAGGGCTTCTGAGTGAGTCGGCTGCCGACAGACGGCTGCAGGAAaattacactaaattgtctgtTTTGTCAACATTTCATCAGCAGATTTACAGAAAGATGACCCGGACCCAACCGCCAGCCCCCCCAGGAGGCTGAGCGGGTCGGAATTGACTGACAAACAACTTCTTTCTTTCTCGCACTCTCTGTCCCTCCCCAGGAGGGATATTTAATATGATCTGTTTTTAATGAGGGGCTGAAATTACAACAGGTATTGTCGAGGCTGTTTTCGACCCGCTAAAGAGGAACCGGTGGAATGTTTGGGTTCTCCGGTGGAAAGGCTGAAACGTGATCGGACCTCGGGGGGCGTGGATCTAATGATCCTGCTATTTGGATGCAGGATGACGGCCATGTCGGCTAGCGGCGCTAAATCACCGAGTCCATCCAGGAGAACCGGTACCGGTGGGGGTACTGCTGCAGGTACTGGGAACCGGCCCACTAATCCGGGGGCCAGTTTACTGAATGTATCCTGTGAGGTCTAAATAATAGCAGAAATAATGTGTTATATGAAAATAAGCTAATAAAGATGATAACCTGGGAGCACTAGCCGCTAGGCAGCTAGCTAACAGTAGCATAATGAACGCGGCCTAGCTGAAGCAGGTCAGATGCGTGACGCTACATGTAGCCCGGGATAAACGCTCCAAACGGAGGGTTAAATGATGAGGCGGATAAATAAACCAGCGGCAGGCTTCAGGAGCtcagctgcaggaaaacattccTGTAATAATAGGATTAGCATCCCACATTAGCGCGTCTGGAACGGGCCAGCTGGCCCGATGGGTTTGGGCCCTCCAG
This genomic interval carries:
- the zbtb34 gene encoding zinc finger and BTB domain-containing protein 34; its protein translation is MLIWNTAADKLEKRIQEMDDGSYIEFDVPEFSNTVLTQLNELRLQGKLCDIIVHIQGQPFQAHKAVLAASSPYFRDHSALSTMSGLSISVIKSPEVFERLLAFCYTGHMSLQLKDIISFLTAASFLQMQAIIDKCTQILESIHSKISIPVGVCSPEKEAELSSNGLDDSNLFINPTQISPPYYARQSQAGHEARVELARKGPGGRQQEEGQSDRGSSDGVSEHDAPSMEGEMEQVELIGKDGLITDVQVKVEKVDRPTYSDSSSAGDDGYHTELVDGEQVLAVSVGSHGPIVQSATYSYSGLSTPCFVNLSSSSPSRSILSGYRGGRARVKRTVAVPAGTLDHAKPGLEDGEPAAGLENDVRERSLRTQWYPYNERLVCIYCGKTFNQKGSLDRHMRLHMGITPFVCKFCGKKYTRKDQLEYHIRGHTDNKPFHCQICGKCFPFQGTLNQHMRKKHMGVTANSSHADSPERTEASPGQKDRQGVSGGVAFEAQYAEEAPANGIEGSPKCSLERAQASRCDF